The following are encoded in a window of Vigna unguiculata cultivar IT97K-499-35 chromosome 8, ASM411807v1, whole genome shotgun sequence genomic DNA:
- the LOC114193781 gene encoding U-box domain-containing protein 52-like, with amino-acid sequence MLLQKNNCDKKDGVNGIVAVAIDSDKGSQNALKWSIDHLLSKGSHVVLIHVKTKPSSLSPSVSLVNHRANGIGDHALVCKDPDEQTKEVFHPYRVFCARKDIHCKDVVIEDVDVARALIEYASQYAIEHLVVGSSNKGGFLRRFKVADIPGTVSKGAPDFCTVYVVAKGKIQSMRSASRAAPTFSPLQNQLTQHSGRLDLPEPRVARGLERRSFEAPRRISQDDSDSFRSPFTRRGVNNDRYGDIPEPETDISFVSSRRSSTDRLFPLYNNNNNHFLDSNPRLSYSSDIDGNNYSFESVPFGRRSMDICSDFSSFSQDSDGFSSASQGMDDVEAEMRRLKLELKQTMEMYSNACKEALTAQQKAVELQRWKLEEERRLEEARLAEEAALAVAEKEKARSKAAIETAEAQKRIAELESQKRISAEMKALMETEEKRKAVDALSGSGLRYRRYTIEEIEAATNFFAESQKIGEGGYGPVYKCLLDHTPVAVKVLRPDAAQGRLQFQREVEVLSCIRHPNMVLLIGACPEYGCLVYEHMANGSLDDCLFCRGNKPPIPWQLRFKIAAEIGTGLLFLHQTKPEPLVHRDLKPANILLDRNYVAKISDVGLARLVPPSVADNVTQYRMTSAAGTFCYIDPEYQQTGMLGVKSDIYSLGVIFLQILTAKPPMGLTHNVERAIEKGTFIDMLDPKVTDWPTEDCLILAKIAVRCAELRRRDRPDLGKEVLPELNRLRELAESNDHFSMFGGYASPSNQSQVSLQLDEASSSLPHSGESS; translated from the exons ATGTTGCTACAGAAGAATAATTGCGACAAGAAGGATGGGGTGAATGGAATAGTGGCAGTGGCAATAGATTCAGACAAGGGGAGCCAGAATGCACTAAAATGGTCCATTGATCATCTTCTCAGCAAAGGGTCACATGTAGTTCTCATTCATGTCAAGACCAAACCCTCTTCTCTTTCTCCATCGGTTTCTCTTGTGAACCATA GGGCAAATGGTATTGGTGATCATGCACTTGTTTGCAAGGACCCTGATGAGCAAACCAAAGAAGTTTTCCATCCATACCGTGTATTCTGTGCACGGAAAGAT ATACACTGCAAGGACGTCGTAATAGAAGATGTAGACGTAGCCAGAGCTTTAATTGAATATGCTTCTCAATATGCAATTGAGCATTTAGTCGTAGGCTCTTCAAACAAAGGTGGTTTTCTTAG AAGATTCAAGGTAGCAGATATTCCAGGAACAGTCTCAAAAGGGGCACCAGATTTCTGCACAGTATATGTTGTTGCTAAAGGGAAGATTCAATCCATGCGATCTGCTTCTCGTGCTGCTCCAACCTTTTCCCCTCTTCAAAACCAACTTACTCAACACAGTGGAAGATTAGACCTACCAGAACCACGTGTAGCCAGAG GGCTTGAAAGGAGGTCTTTTGAAGCACCACGCCGTATATCACAGGATGACTCAGATTCCTTCAG GTCACCATTCACTAGGAGAGGAGTGAATAATGACAGGTATGGGGATATTCCGGAGCCAGAGACTGACATAAGTTTTGTAAGCTCTAGAAGATCAAGTACAGATCGCTTATTCCCATTgtataacaacaacaacaaccacttCCTAGATTCCAATCCCCGGCTATCATATAGCTCTGACATAGATGGAAATAATTATAGCTTTGAGTCAGTGCCTTTTGGAAGAAGGTCTATGGATATTTGCTCTGATTTCTCATCCTTCTCTCAAGACAGTGATGGCTTTTCCTCTGCATCACAAGGCATG GATGACGTGGAGGCTGAAATGAGAAGACTGAAATTGGAGCTCAAGCAAACAATGGAAATGTACAGCAATGCCTGCAAAGAAGCACTCACCGCACAGCAAAAG GCTGTGGAACTCCAACGCTGGAAATTAGAGGAAGAGAGGAGATTGGAGGAGGCAAGGCTTGCCGAAGAAGCTGCATTGGCGGTTGCAGAAAAGGAGAAGGCAAGATCAAAAGCAGCCATCGAGACAGCTGAGGCACAGAAGAGGATTGCAGAACTGGAATCACAGAAGAGAATCAGTGCTGAAATGAAAGCATTGATGGAAacagaagagaaaagaaaagcagTGGATGCTTTATCAGGCTCTGGTTTGAGGTATAGAAGGTACACAATTGAAGAGATTGAAGCTGCCACAAATTTTTTTGCTGAGTCACAGAAGATCGGAGAAGGGGGTTATGGTCCAGTTTATAAGTGCCTTCTGGACCATACACCTGTGGCAGTGAAGGTTCTACGTCCTGACGCAGCACAAGGAAGGTTACAGTTTCAAAGAGAG GTTGAGGTACTGAGTTGCATTCGGCATCCAAACATGGTTCTCCTCATAGGAGCCTGCCCTGAGTATGGGTGCCTTGTGTATGAGCACATGGCCAATGGAAGCTTAGATGATTGCCTCTTCTGCCGAGGAAACAAGCCCCCAATTCCATGGCAACTGAGGTTCAAAATTGCAGCTGAAATTGGCACAGGGTTGTTGTTCCTCCACCAGACCAAGCCTGAGCCTCTTGTGCACAGAGACCTTAAACCAGCCAACATCTTGCTGGACAGAAACTATGTGGCCAAGATCAGTGATGTAGGTTTGGCCAGGCTAGTTCCACCCTCAGTGGCAGACAATGTGACACAGTACAGGATGACATCAGCTGCTGGAACATTCTGTTACATAGACCCTGAGTACCAGCAGACAGGGATGCTGGGAGTGAAGTCTGACATATACTCTCTTGGGGtcattttcttgcaaattttgaCAGCAAAACCTCCAATGGGTTTGACTCATAATGTTGAGAGAGCCATTGAGAAGGGAACATTTATTGATATGTTGGATCCAAAAGTGACTGACTGGCCAACAGAGGATTGCTTGATCCTTGCAAAGATTGCTGTTAGATGTGCTGAACTGAGGAGGAGAGACAGACCTGATCTTGGCAAAGAAGTGTTGCCTGAACTAAACAGGCTAAGAGAACTTGCTGAGAGCAATGATCACTTTTCAATGTTTGGTGGCTATGCTAGCCCTTCCAATCAGAGCCAAGTTTCTCTTCAATTG GATGAAGCCAGTTCTTCACTTCCTCATTCTGGGGAGAGTTCATGA